A window of the Alnus glutinosa chromosome 4, dhAlnGlut1.1, whole genome shotgun sequence genome harbors these coding sequences:
- the LOC133865422 gene encoding uncharacterized protein LOC133865422 yields the protein MKSRYAMVCSSNQNRSMEAHSLLKREGFEVSSYGTGAHVKLPGPSLREPNVYDFGTPYKQMYDDLRRKDSELYKRNGILPMLKRNSAVKLAPQRWQENAADGSFDVVFAFEEKVFDMVVEDLHNRDHVLMKTVLVINLEVKDNHEEAAIGARLTLDLCQQIEATESWEDSIDDIVADFEKQHRRKLLYSISFY from the exons ATGAAATCCCGGTACGCCATGGTGTGCTCGTCAAACCAGAACCGGAGCATGGAGGCGCACTCGCTCCTCAAGAGGGAGGGCTTCGAGGTGTCGTCGTACGGGACGGGGGCTCACGTAAAGCTCCCTGGACCCTCCCTCAGAGAACCCAACGTCTACGACTTCGGTACCCCGTACAAGCAGATGTACGACGATCTCAGGCGCAAAGACTCCGAGCT CTATAAGCGTAATGGCATTTTGCCTATGCTAAAAAGAAATTCAGCAGTCAAATTGGCTCCTCAGCGCTGGCAAGAGAATGCTGCTGATGGTTCCTTTGATGTGGTATTTGCATTTGAAGAAAAGGTTTTTGATATGGTCGTTGAAG ATCTTCACAACCGGGATCATGTTCTTATGAAAACTGTACTAGTGATCAACTTGGAGGTAAAAGACAACCATGAGGAGGCGGCCATAGGAGCTCGGCTTACTTTAGATCTGTGCCAACAG ATTGAAGCCACAGAATCATGGGAAGACTCGATTGATGATATAGTGGCTGATTTTGAAAAACAGCATCGGCGGAAGCTGCTGTATAGCATTTCCTTCTATTGA